A genomic stretch from Festucalex cinctus isolate MCC-2025b chromosome 13, RoL_Fcin_1.0, whole genome shotgun sequence includes:
- the glod4 gene encoding glyoxalase domain-containing protein 4 has protein sequence MKRALHFVFKVGDRAKTATFYRDVLGMKVLRHEEFVEGCKATCNGPYDGKWSKTMVGFGSEDDHFVAELTYNYGVAEYQLGNDFLGLTLQSSQAVSSAKRLGWPLTQVGDSLYLTQAPGGYCFYLVDKEKPSTDPVQKVCLGVSDLTKSTHYWSKLLGMTVMEKNEEKKTVLLGFGDTQCKLELLDINGTVNHGTAFGRIAFSCPRDQLPDLEALMKKENQNILTPLVSLDTPGKATVEVVILADPDGHEICFVGDEAFRQLSMVDPKGNELLDKGMADDKSNEWFAKHNRQKAAA, from the exons ATGAAACGAGCgctacattttgttttcaaagttgGCGACCGAGCCAAAACGGCCACATTTTACCGAGATGTTTTGGGCATGAAG GTTTTGCGTCATGAAGAGTTTGTCGAAGGCTGCAAAGCAACATGCAACGG TCCCTATGATGGCAAATGGAGCAAGACTATGGTTGGATTTGGGTCAGAGGACGACCATTTTGTTGCTGAGTTGACCTATAATTATGGAGTAGCTGAGTATCAACTTGGAAATGATTTTTTG gGGCTCACTCTTCAGTCAAGCCAGGCCGTCAGCAGTGCCAAACGTTTGGGCTGGCCCCTCACTCAGGTGGGGGATAGCCTGTACCTGACCCAGGCTCCGGGAGGGTATTGCTTCTACCTAGTGGACAAAGAAAAGCCCTCCACGG ATCCCGTGCAGAAAGTTTGCCTCGGAGTATCGGACCTCACGAAGTCCACTCATTACTGGTCAAAACTGTTGGGAATGACCGTGATGGAAAAGAACGAGGAGAAGAAAACAGTGCTGCTGGGATTCGGAGACACACAG TGTAAACTGGAGCTTCTCGACATCAATGGGACTGTAAACCATGGAACAGCATTTGGGAGGATTGCCTTTTCGTGCCCTCGGGATCAA CTTCCAGACCTGGAAGCCTTGATGAAAAAGGAGAATCAGAACATTCTCACGCCGTTAGTGAGCTTGGATACCCCAGGAAAAGCCACTGTGGAGGTGGTGATTCTTGCCGACCCA gaTGGTCACGAAATTTGCTTTGTGGGCGATGAAGCATTTCGACAGCTTTCCATGGTTGATCCCAAAGGAAATGAACTACTTGATAAG gGAATGGCTGATGACAAAAGCAACGAGTGGTTTGCCAAGCATAACAGACAGAAAGCTGCAGCGTGA
- the mrm3a gene encoding rRNA methyltransferase 3A, mitochondrial, which produces MATYMRSISCFFSLERAVFLTRGNVFSVETKRYVRGLRRRPVRVIFPENETKKEDVELPISGKNEVKVPFKTEQYPGEISDLKTRDGEISSTKRAYVDVKSDQIDGVRFERASSGDKRLARLVSVARSRTFREQQGKILLEGRRLICDALNAGAVPQTIFFSTLERLRELPLDKLKRAALVKVKFGDIKLWSDLVAPQGVIGIFSRPDASRLSFTASKDSVPLSLICDNIRDPGNLGTMLRCAAAAGCYQVLLTKGCVDIWEPKVLRAAMGAHFHLPIHPSLKWEEVENHLPEHVGVHVADSQQNQEVNSSHKPSDFGWISTTRAHHVNIEDSDSEDSDSEDSDSEDSDDEELSLPRVETVAYYDDWARSPVALVVGGETHGLSVEALQLAGKTVGRRLFVPMVSHVDSLNSAMAASILLFEGRKQLLTAMQNSGRKWTTNTGRHVS; this is translated from the exons ATGGCAACCTACATGAGGAGTATTAGTTGTTTCTTCTCATTGGAACGAGCTGTTTTCTTGACACGGGGAAACGTCTTCAGCGTGGAAACGAAACGATACGTGCGCGGACTTAGAAGGAGGCCAGTCAGGGTGATATTTCCcgaaaatgagacaaaaaaagaagacgtaGAGCTTCCAATTTCAGGGAAAAATGAGGTAAAAGTGCCGTTTAAAACAGAGCAGTATCCTGGAGAAATAAGTGATTTGAAGACCAGGGATGGCGAGATATCGTCTACAAAAAGGGCTTATGTGGATGTTAAAAGTGATCAAATTGATGGAGTTCGCTTCGAGAGGGCTTCATCTGGGGATAAGAGATTGGC GAGGCTGGTCAGTGTTGCCCGTTCCAGAACGTTTCGGGAGCAGCAAGGCAAGATCCTGCTGGAGGGCCGTCGTCTTATCTGCGACGCTTTGAACGCGGGAGCCGTCCCTCAGACTATCTTCTTCAGCACCCTGGAGCGCTTACGGGAGCTTCCTTTGGACAAGCTGAAGAGGGCCGCTCTAGTCAAAGTCAAGTTTGGAGACATAAAGCTGTGGTCCGACCTGGTGGCCCCACAAGGGGTTATAG GTATATTTTCTCGTCCGGATGCTTCTCGACTGAGCTTTACTGCCAGCAAAGACTCTGTGCCTCTGTCACTCATATGCGACAACATCAGAGACCCTGGCAACTTAGGCACGATGCTGAGATGCGCCGCTGCTGCCGGTTGTTACCAAGTGCTGCTAACTAAAG GCTGCGTCGACATCTGGGAGCCCAAAGTTCTGAGAGCGGCAATGGGCGCCCACTTCCACCTTCCCATTCATCCTAGTTTGAAGTGGGAGGAAGTGGAGAATCACCTCCCAGAGCATGTCGGCGTCCATGTGGCAGACAGCCAACAAAACCAGGAAGTTAACTCTTCCCACAAACCCAGCGATTTCGGCTGGATCAGCACGACGCGCGCTCACCATGTCAACATCGAGGACTCAGACTCTGAGGACTCAGACTCTGAGGACTCAGACTCTGAGGACTCAGACGACGAGGAGTTGTCCCTGCCCCGAGTGGAAACCGTAGCGTACTACGATGACTGGGCGCGGAGTCCAGTTGCCTTGGTGGTTGGCGGAGAGACGCACGGGCTGAGCGTCGAGGCGCTTCAGCTGGCAGGAAAGACAGTGGGACGCAGGCTGTTTGTTCCCATGGTTTCCCACGTGGACAGCTTGAACTCTGCCATGGCGGCCAGCATCCTGTTGTTTGAGGGCAGGAAGCAACTGTTGACAGCTATGCAAAATTCTGGAAGGAAGTGGACGACCAACACCGGGCGACATGTTTCATAA